Proteins found in one Ktedonobacterales bacterium genomic segment:
- a CDS encoding AAA family ATPase, which produces MIQWPFASSPPPERPKPSPAPLVGREREMELLRHALQAIVTSGDHFAPTTPHALFVAGAAGVGKTRLLRELSVEAAESGAIVLWGGAYESGLLPPYLPFTEALRPHLRSLSSSQLARLLGLSTTNGASGQSAALPQLGLQCLAQLFPQIATLPGLPAPQEALTPEQEKFGLLDGIATLLERIAAPMEGKAHKTQPILLCLDDLQWADSASLELLLYLTARLRNASVLLLGALRNGFIDPSAGSALGRAIAELNRQRLFTLLLLTPLSEGASSVLLDALLPGGVAPDLQQAVLARAEGNPFFIEELVHALQGSGQIVLQDGRWQRARGGQQALNGPLPELPPSIKMTLALRLEPLSAPCRDLLRAAALCGPAFYPDVLAAATGQSQEAVLDLLDEASEAGLIEAAPDDEIESVGALGAFSFAQRIARELLAGQLPRQSRRRLHAALASALQARSRSRQAAERSAAEIAHHFTQAGRTRQAIHWTVLAGDVAAGRHAQREAIGFYRSALALLDTSAPEPVDTDEVGSEEPGEVYRSGQLHWRLAESWFRLGEFQSALRSFQSALDEERARGDALGLAKLNRLISDAYRQLGQYDQAFGYLQAAQAALGTFEAPEAGQPTDAALVEQMLQRQSLAVLMIGAGQGEAAEGALRESQQLAIRTGDRSGQAFALHMLGWIKGWGEQIAQAIQLQVQARDLLLEIGDPFHAALGYEGLGIVYQAIGDTQNALKETEAGMALATRYGILRSIPWLRYNLGVLALAQGRWADAAQTLEEARSESERANDARLKPILRQALGILAWRMGKQEQARKALEDSYQAAQVSFEWLPGSAGLLGWFLAMNGSPDAARPYLDQATMRSFFTPVGFAADYYLPFVMEGLLACGDVEAAASLAERVKPWSERQYYGVSAQRILGRVAAAQEQWTEAQRSFAAGLEFCRRAGSRPEQVSTLLAWAGAALDQARAQPTQASALMDEIERLTEEAESLSGVLKLPEQAEQAVALRAEAAAVHKQAVAAAALPGTQRIDPAVLKGLTPRELEVLRLVADGKTDKEIAEELVISPRTANRHIANIFLKIDVTSRAAAAAYAIRNRLV; this is translated from the coding sequence ATGATACAGTGGCCCTTCGCCAGCAGCCCACCACCTGAGCGGCCAAAACCATCGCCAGCGCCGCTGGTGGGACGCGAGCGGGAGATGGAGCTTCTGCGGCATGCTTTACAAGCTATCGTGACGAGCGGCGACCATTTTGCGCCGACAACGCCTCACGCGCTTTTTGTCGCCGGGGCGGCTGGTGTTGGCAAAACACGGCTGCTGCGCGAATTGAGCGTGGAGGCTGCGGAGAGCGGCGCGATTGTGCTGTGGGGCGGCGCGTATGAGTCCGGGCTGCTGCCTCCCTATCTGCCCTTCACCGAGGCGCTGCGCCCCCACCTGCGCAGCCTCTCGTCCAGCCAGCTTGCGCGCCTGCTGGGTCTTTCCACCACCAACGGGGCCAGCGGCCAGAGCGCGGCGCTGCCCCAGCTTGGGCTGCAATGTCTGGCGCAGCTTTTTCCGCAGATTGCCACGCTGCCCGGCCTGCCAGCGCCCCAGGAGGCGCTGACGCCGGAGCAGGAGAAGTTTGGCTTGCTGGATGGCATCGCCACGCTGCTTGAGCGCATCGCCGCGCCGATGGAGGGGAAAGCGCACAAAACCCAGCCCATTCTGCTGTGTCTGGATGATCTGCAATGGGCCGACAGCGCCAGCCTGGAACTCTTGCTGTATCTGACGGCGCGGCTGCGCAATGCCAGTGTTCTGCTGCTGGGGGCGCTGCGCAACGGCTTTATTGACCCCAGCGCGGGCAGCGCGCTGGGGCGGGCGATTGCCGAACTCAACCGCCAGCGGCTTTTCACGCTGCTGCTGCTGACTCCGCTCAGCGAAGGGGCGTCGAGTGTGCTGCTGGACGCGCTGTTGCCAGGAGGGGTTGCGCCCGATCTGCAACAGGCGGTTCTGGCGCGCGCCGAGGGCAACCCCTTCTTTATAGAGGAATTGGTTCACGCGCTGCAAGGGTCCGGCCAGATTGTGTTGCAGGATGGCCGCTGGCAGCGCGCGCGGGGGGGGCAGCAGGCGCTGAACGGGCCGCTGCCGGAACTGCCGCCCAGCATCAAGATGACGCTGGCGCTGCGTCTGGAGCCGCTGAGCGCGCCTTGCCGTGATCTGCTGCGCGCTGCGGCGCTCTGCGGGCCAGCGTTCTATCCCGATGTGCTGGCTGCCGCTACGGGTCAGAGCCAGGAAGCGGTGCTAGACTTGCTGGATGAAGCCAGCGAGGCGGGATTGATTGAGGCTGCCCCTGATGATGAGATCGAAAGCGTGGGCGCGCTGGGCGCGTTCAGTTTCGCGCAGCGCATCGCCCGTGAGTTATTGGCGGGGCAACTGCCCCGCCAGAGTCGGCGACGGCTGCATGCCGCGCTTGCCAGCGCCTTGCAGGCTCGCTCGCGCAGCCGCCAGGCCGCCGAACGCAGCGCCGCCGAGATCGCGCACCATTTCACGCAGGCCGGACGCACGCGCCAGGCGATTCACTGGACGGTGCTGGCGGGGGATGTCGCGGCGGGGCGGCACGCGCAGCGCGAAGCCATCGGGTTTTATCGCAGCGCGCTCGCCCTGCTGGACACCAGCGCGCCAGAGCCGGTAGACACTGATGAGGTGGGCAGCGAGGAACCAGGCGAGGTGTATCGTTCGGGGCAGTTACACTGGCGGCTGGCCGAAAGCTGGTTTCGGCTGGGTGAGTTTCAATCCGCGCTGCGCAGCTTTCAATCGGCTTTGGACGAGGAGCGCGCCAGAGGTGACGCGCTGGGCCTGGCGAAGCTGAACCGGCTGATCTCCGACGCTTACCGCCAGTTGGGGCAGTATGACCAGGCGTTTGGCTATCTTCAGGCGGCGCAAGCGGCGCTGGGAACATTCGAAGCGCCGGAGGCGGGCCAACCAACAGATGCCGCGCTGGTTGAGCAGATGTTGCAGCGGCAATCGCTGGCGGTGCTGATGATTGGCGCGGGACAGGGCGAAGCCGCCGAAGGGGCGCTGCGCGAGTCTCAGCAGCTTGCCATCCGCACCGGAGATCGCAGCGGCCAGGCGTTCGCGCTGCATATGCTGGGCTGGATTAAAGGCTGGGGCGAACAGATCGCCCAGGCGATCCAACTCCAGGTGCAGGCCCGCGATCTGCTGCTGGAGATTGGCGATCCGTTTCACGCCGCGCTGGGCTATGAAGGGCTGGGCATCGTCTATCAGGCTATCGGCGATACGCAAAACGCGCTGAAAGAGACTGAAGCCGGGATGGCGCTTGCCACGCGCTATGGCATTCTGCGCTCTATTCCCTGGCTGCGCTATAACCTGGGAGTGCTGGCGCTGGCGCAGGGTCGTTGGGCCGACGCCGCGCAGACGCTGGAAGAGGCGCGCAGCGAAAGCGAGCGCGCGAATGACGCGCGCCTGAAGCCGATTTTGCGGCAGGCGCTGGGTATCCTGGCGTGGCGTATGGGCAAACAGGAGCAGGCCAGGAAGGCGCTGGAAGATAGCTATCAGGCTGCCCAGGTCAGCTTCGAGTGGCTGCCAGGGAGCGCCGGGCTGCTGGGGTGGTTTCTTGCGATGAACGGCAGCCCCGACGCAGCCAGACCGTATCTCGATCAGGCCACCATGCGATCCTTTTTCACTCCGGTTGGCTTTGCCGCCGATTACTATCTGCCCTTCGTGATGGAGGGTCTGCTGGCCTGTGGGGATGTGGAGGCGGCTGCCAGCCTGGCCGAGCGCGTCAAACCCTGGAGCGAGCGGCAATATTATGGCGTCAGCGCGCAGCGCATCCTGGGCCGGGTGGCCGCAGCGCAAGAGCAGTGGACGGAGGCGCAACGCTCTTTTGCTGCGGGGCTGGAGTTCTGCCGTCGCGCGGGCAGCCGACCTGAGCAGGTCAGCACGCTGCTGGCCTGGGCAGGCGCGGCGCTGGATCAGGCGCGGGCGCAGCCCACCCAGGCGTCGGCGCTGATGGATGAGATCGAGCGGCTGACGGAAGAGGCCGAAAGCCTGAGCGGCGTCCTGAAGCTTCCTGAGCAGGCAGAGCAGGCGGTGGCGCTGCGCGCCGAAGCTGCGGCGGTTCACAAGCAGGCGGTGGCAGCAGCGGCGCTGCCGGGGACGCAGCGTATCGATCCCGCCGTGCTGAAGGGTCTGACGCCGCGCGAACTGGAGGTGCTGCGCCTGGTGGCCGACGGCAAGACCGATAAGGAAATCGCCGAAGAATTAGTGATCAGTCCACGTACCGCGAACCGGCACATCGCCAATATCTTTCTCAAGATAGATGTGACTTCACGCGCCGCTGCGGCGGCTTACGCCATTCGTAACCGGCTGGTCTGA